A portion of the Punica granatum isolate Tunisia-2019 chromosome 7, ASM765513v2, whole genome shotgun sequence genome contains these proteins:
- the LOC116213073 gene encoding transcription factor FAMA isoform X1, with protein sequence MLYPSKLKLWQASFPGFDYSLDPNHHLHQPLVKPHSGEASGSGESSNNHGMIDYMLHGISPVQQNQQIGNPGFFGSGRLDKLSFADVMQFADFGPKLALNQSKNPEDEAGVDPICFLKFPVLNDKSESQSLIADIDNRADLFEENDGGQDDEEARVSDNINLVQLRDGGDQDLIDQTNATIGEVKNNNKRKRPRSIKTSEEVESQRMTHIAVERNRRRQMNEHLRVLRSLMPGSYVQRGDQASIIGGAIEFVRELEQLLQCLESQKRRRVYGDGGGAPSQMGQLPPQPQFLPPNNNLPIPGDQMNKLVEFDTGLREETAESKSCLADIEVKVLGFDAMIKILSRRRPGQLIKTIAALEDLQLTILHTNITTIEHTVLYSFNVKVASETRFTAEDIACSAQQIFSFIHANSSM encoded by the exons ATGTTGTATCCCTCTAAACTCAAACTGTGGCAGGCGAGTTTTCCCGGCTTCGACTACTCTCTTGACCCCAACCACCACCTCCACCAGCCTCTTGTGAAGCCCCACAGCGGAGAGGCCTCGGGCTCTGGTGAAAGCAGTAACAACCATGGCATGATCGACTACATGCTCCACGGCATCAGTCCGGTGCAGCAAAATCAACAGATTGGTAATCCCGGGTTTTTTGGTTCTGGCCGTTTGGATAAGCTTAGCTTTGCGGACGTGATGCAGTTTGCGGATTTTGGGCCCAAGTTGGCCTTGAACCAGTCCAAGAACCCAGAGGATGAGGCCGGGGTTGACCCCATTTGTTTCCTCAAGTTTCCTGTGCTCAATGATAAGTCGGAAAGTCAGTCACTCATTGCCGATATCGACAACCGTGCTGATCTGTTCGAGGAAAATGATGGGGGTCAAGATGACGAAGAGGCTAGGGTTTCTGACAACATCAACTTGGTGCAACTCCGCGACGGTGGCGATCAAGATCTCATCGACCAGACGAATGCCACGATAGGCGAAGTGAAGAACAACAACAAGAGAAAGCGGCCAAGGTCGATCAAAACAAGCGAGGAAGTAGAGAGCCAAAGAATGACACATATTGCAGTTGAAAGGAATAGGAGGAGGCAAATGAATGAGCATCTCCGTGTTTTGAGATCTCTCATGCCGGGTTCTTATGTACAAAGG GGAGATCAAGCTTCAATCATAGGAGGAGCCATTGAATTTGTGCGTGAATTGGAGCAACTTCTCCAGTGTCTCGAATCACAGAAGCGGCGGCGGGTTTACGGAGATGGTGGTGGTGCACCATCACAAATGGGCCAGTTGCCACCTCAGCCCCAGTTCCTCCCTCCTAACAATAATCTGCCAATCCCAGGTGACCAAATGAATAAGCTCGTGGAATTCGACACAGGACTTAGAGAGGAGACGGCTGAGAGCAAGTCCTGCTTGGCAGATATCGAAGTGAAGGTGCTAGGGTTTGATGCGATGATCAAGATCCTATCTAGGAGAAGGCCAGGGCAGCTCATAAAAACAATTGCAGCCCTAGAGGATCTGCAGCTGACTATTCTACACACCAACATCACGACCATTGAACACACTGTATTATACTCTTTCAATGTCAAG GTTGCAAGCGAAACAAGGTTTACGGCAGAAGATATAGCGTGCTCAGCTCAACAGATTTTCAGCTTTATACATGCAAACAGCTCCATGTGA
- the LOC116213073 gene encoding transcription factor FAMA isoform X2 codes for MEKEENYSASFPGFDYSLDPNHHLHQPLVKPHSGEASGSGESSNNHGMIDYMLHGISPVQQNQQIGNPGFFGSGRLDKLSFADVMQFADFGPKLALNQSKNPEDEAGVDPICFLKFPVLNDKSESQSLIADIDNRADLFEENDGGQDDEEARVSDNINLVQLRDGGDQDLIDQTNATIGEVKNNNKRKRPRSIKTSEEVESQRMTHIAVERNRRRQMNEHLRVLRSLMPGSYVQRGDQASIIGGAIEFVRELEQLLQCLESQKRRRVYGDGGGAPSQMGQLPPQPQFLPPNNNLPIPGDQMNKLVEFDTGLREETAESKSCLADIEVKVLGFDAMIKILSRRRPGQLIKTIAALEDLQLTILHTNITTIEHTVLYSFNVKVASETRFTAEDIACSAQQIFSFIHANSSM; via the exons atggagaaagaagagaactACTCG GCGAGTTTTCCCGGCTTCGACTACTCTCTTGACCCCAACCACCACCTCCACCAGCCTCTTGTGAAGCCCCACAGCGGAGAGGCCTCGGGCTCTGGTGAAAGCAGTAACAACCATGGCATGATCGACTACATGCTCCACGGCATCAGTCCGGTGCAGCAAAATCAACAGATTGGTAATCCCGGGTTTTTTGGTTCTGGCCGTTTGGATAAGCTTAGCTTTGCGGACGTGATGCAGTTTGCGGATTTTGGGCCCAAGTTGGCCTTGAACCAGTCCAAGAACCCAGAGGATGAGGCCGGGGTTGACCCCATTTGTTTCCTCAAGTTTCCTGTGCTCAATGATAAGTCGGAAAGTCAGTCACTCATTGCCGATATCGACAACCGTGCTGATCTGTTCGAGGAAAATGATGGGGGTCAAGATGACGAAGAGGCTAGGGTTTCTGACAACATCAACTTGGTGCAACTCCGCGACGGTGGCGATCAAGATCTCATCGACCAGACGAATGCCACGATAGGCGAAGTGAAGAACAACAACAAGAGAAAGCGGCCAAGGTCGATCAAAACAAGCGAGGAAGTAGAGAGCCAAAGAATGACACATATTGCAGTTGAAAGGAATAGGAGGAGGCAAATGAATGAGCATCTCCGTGTTTTGAGATCTCTCATGCCGGGTTCTTATGTACAAAGG GGAGATCAAGCTTCAATCATAGGAGGAGCCATTGAATTTGTGCGTGAATTGGAGCAACTTCTCCAGTGTCTCGAATCACAGAAGCGGCGGCGGGTTTACGGAGATGGTGGTGGTGCACCATCACAAATGGGCCAGTTGCCACCTCAGCCCCAGTTCCTCCCTCCTAACAATAATCTGCCAATCCCAGGTGACCAAATGAATAAGCTCGTGGAATTCGACACAGGACTTAGAGAGGAGACGGCTGAGAGCAAGTCCTGCTTGGCAGATATCGAAGTGAAGGTGCTAGGGTTTGATGCGATGATCAAGATCCTATCTAGGAGAAGGCCAGGGCAGCTCATAAAAACAATTGCAGCCCTAGAGGATCTGCAGCTGACTATTCTACACACCAACATCACGACCATTGAACACACTGTATTATACTCTTTCAATGTCAAG GTTGCAAGCGAAACAAGGTTTACGGCAGAAGATATAGCGTGCTCAGCTCAACAGATTTTCAGCTTTATACATGCAAACAGCTCCATGTGA